From Streptomyces sp. NBC_00683, one genomic window encodes:
- a CDS encoding CocE/NonD family hydrolase, giving the protein MEVHVSRAVPRFRSPLTFLAGAALIAPLALLGAGPASAASEFTVTPLEFTVRAGDRSCTVDADLYRPAGVDAEHPAPAVLATNGFGGSKSDGSTDAIGKAFASRGYVGLVYSGLGFGESGCLITLDDPAVDGKAASGLIDFLAGTRAADDGTRADYVTGDGPGDPRVGMIGGSYGGAVQLATASADHRVDALVPLITWNDLAYALAPNATGAARGVSSDTPGVFKWQWTNGFYLMGEAQPLLVPSLDPSRFGNLTCLHFALRACDTIRLLNSGRYPAAEADAMLDYARSVSPASYLPGVTAPTLLVQGQADSLFNLNEATATYRTLAAQGTTTKMIWQAWGHSGGEVPGELDLAEGNLETSYVGQRILAWFDRYLQHEQDTDTGPAFAYYRDWTSGYGTAAAVPALSRKMYLSGDGTLAGSRAQVTRGSRQYTNWLLPTSHSESSLAGLIGIGDPAPYDTTGTYLGWTSAPLTSAVDVVGAPKATLKVVSPKAERVQNSGDAADKLVLFAKVYDVAPDGSKKLVNRLVAPVRVPDVTRPFTVELPGIVHRFEPGHRLRFVIAASDTAYFGNRGIKPVTVVSTPQDTGVLELPVVG; this is encoded by the coding sequence GTGGAGGTCCATGTGTCGCGTGCTGTCCCCAGGTTCCGCAGTCCACTCACCTTCCTCGCCGGGGCGGCGCTCATCGCCCCGCTCGCCCTGCTCGGCGCGGGTCCCGCGTCGGCCGCATCCGAATTCACCGTGACCCCACTGGAGTTCACGGTCCGTGCGGGAGACCGCTCCTGCACCGTGGACGCCGACCTCTACCGGCCCGCCGGTGTCGACGCGGAGCACCCAGCCCCCGCGGTACTCGCGACCAACGGCTTCGGCGGAAGCAAGTCCGACGGCTCCACCGACGCCATCGGCAAGGCCTTCGCGTCCCGCGGCTACGTCGGCCTCGTCTACTCCGGACTGGGCTTCGGTGAGTCCGGCTGCCTCATCACGCTCGACGACCCCGCCGTCGACGGAAAGGCGGCCTCCGGGCTCATCGACTTCCTCGCCGGGACACGGGCCGCCGACGACGGCACCAGGGCGGACTACGTCACGGGCGACGGCCCGGGTGACCCGAGGGTCGGCATGATCGGCGGCTCGTACGGCGGGGCCGTCCAACTGGCCACCGCGTCGGCCGACCACCGGGTCGACGCGCTCGTCCCGCTGATCACCTGGAACGACCTGGCGTACGCACTCGCCCCCAACGCCACCGGAGCCGCCCGGGGCGTCTCCTCCGACACCCCCGGTGTCTTCAAGTGGCAGTGGACCAACGGCTTCTACCTGATGGGTGAGGCCCAGCCGCTCCTGGTCCCGAGCCTCGACCCGTCGCGCTTCGGCAACCTCACCTGCCTCCACTTCGCCCTGCGGGCGTGCGACACCATCCGCCTCCTGAACTCCGGCCGCTACCCGGCAGCCGAGGCCGACGCCATGCTGGACTATGCCCGCAGCGTCTCACCGGCCTCCTACCTGCCGGGCGTCACGGCACCCACCCTGCTCGTCCAGGGCCAGGCGGACAGCCTGTTCAACCTCAACGAGGCGACCGCCACCTACCGGACGCTCGCGGCGCAGGGCACGACGACGAAGATGATCTGGCAGGCCTGGGGTCACAGCGGAGGTGAGGTGCCCGGCGAACTAGACCTCGCGGAAGGCAATCTGGAGACCAGCTACGTCGGACAGCGGATCCTCGCCTGGTTCGACCGCTACCTCCAGCACGAGCAGGACACCGACACCGGGCCCGCGTTCGCGTACTACCGCGACTGGACGAGCGGCTACGGAACCGCGGCCGCCGTCCCCGCCCTCTCGCGGAAGATGTACCTCTCCGGCGACGGCACCCTGGCCGGCAGCCGTGCGCAGGTCACCCGGGGCAGCCGCCAGTACACGAACTGGCTCCTGCCCACCAGCCACTCCGAGAGCTCACTGGCCGGCCTGATCGGGATCGGCGACCCGGCACCGTACGACACCACGGGCACCTACCTCGGCTGGACCAGCGCCCCGCTCACCTCCGCGGTGGATGTCGTCGGAGCGCCGAAGGCCACCCTGAAGGTCGTCTCACCGAAGGCGGAGCGGGTCCAGAACAGCGGGGACGCCGCGGACAAGCTGGTCCTCTTCGCGAAGGTGTACGACGTGGCGCCCGACGGCAGCAAGAAGCTCGTCAACCGTCTGGTCGCGCCGGTACGCGTCCCGGACGTCACGCGCCCCTTCACCGTGGAGCTGCCGGGCATCGTCCACCGGTTCGAGCCGGGGCACCGGCTGCGGTTCGTGATCGCGGCGAGCGACACGGCGTACTTCGGCAACCGGGGCATCAAGCCGGTCACCGTCGTCAGCACCCCGCAGGACACCGGCGTCCTGGAGCTCCCCGTGGTCGGCTGA
- a CDS encoding LapA family protein, with translation MSPKDVTTGRSGAFSPARIAVTVLAVLAIIFICVNTAEVTIRVIIPKVTMPLWAALLGVFVAGLLCGGYVMHRRGRVAR, from the coding sequence ATGAGCCCCAAGGACGTCACCACAGGCAGGTCGGGCGCGTTCAGCCCCGCCCGGATCGCCGTCACCGTCCTGGCGGTCCTCGCGATCATCTTCATCTGCGTCAACACCGCCGAGGTCACCATCCGCGTGATCATCCCGAAGGTCACGATGCCGCTCTGGGCCGCGCTGCTGGGAGTGTTCGTGGCGGGACTGCTCTGCGGGGGTTATGTGATGCACCGGCGCGGGCGGGTGGCCAGGTAG
- a CDS encoding alpha/beta fold hydrolase — protein MTAFILVSGMFTGPHVWEDTAAHLVSEGAEAHAVALTGLDGSRAADAAGTDLETHIADVLAVIDSVDAAAGREIVLVGHDYGIHPALGAADRRAELVDRIVYLDSGMPQDGVPALAAVPDQSLREELTGHAGADGPRRELPSPARDEWQRWGSTAGIPDAALDRLTALAAPQPLRTLLQPLRLTGAEASLPITGVLCNGNGASIELIQMRVGFGDPALQALTDPRVTFFELPTGHWPMLSLPAELADVLLRAAAGGGHRLVPPGSAEPPAHLRPFLLDVPDVPRERTGNVDLYLPDAEGPRPAVVFVHGGPVPAEARPTPRDWPGLRGYARYAAGQGVVGVTLDHRLHDLTDHKRAAADVAAAVELVRADPRVDADRVALWFLSGGGLIAADWLRRPPVWLRCLAASYPILAPLPNWGLLDSRFHPVDAVAGAGTLPVVITRVGRELPEIAATVEEFLAASTECGANVEVVDVPNGHHSFDTVDPTEESREAVRRAMRSVLTHLAA, from the coding sequence ATGACTGCATTCATCCTGGTTTCCGGGATGTTCACCGGCCCGCACGTATGGGAGGACACGGCCGCGCACCTCGTTTCGGAGGGCGCCGAGGCGCACGCCGTGGCCCTCACCGGACTCGACGGGTCCCGCGCTGCCGACGCGGCCGGCACCGACCTGGAGACCCACATCGCGGACGTCCTCGCGGTGATCGACTCGGTCGACGCCGCGGCCGGCCGGGAGATCGTGCTGGTCGGCCACGACTACGGCATCCACCCGGCGCTGGGTGCCGCGGACCGGCGGGCGGAGCTGGTCGACCGCATCGTCTACCTGGACTCGGGGATGCCGCAGGACGGGGTTCCCGCCCTGGCCGCGGTCCCGGACCAGTCCCTGCGCGAGGAGTTGACCGGGCACGCCGGTGCCGACGGGCCCCGTCGGGAGCTGCCCTCCCCGGCCCGCGACGAGTGGCAGCGCTGGGGCAGCACCGCGGGCATTCCCGACGCGGCGCTCGACCGGCTCACCGCCCTGGCAGCGCCGCAGCCGCTGCGCACCCTGCTCCAGCCGCTGCGGCTGACAGGGGCGGAGGCCTCGCTGCCCATCACCGGGGTGCTGTGCAACGGAAACGGTGCGAGCATCGAACTGATCCAGATGCGGGTGGGCTTCGGTGATCCCGCACTCCAGGCCCTGACCGATCCCCGGGTGACGTTCTTCGAACTCCCCACCGGACACTGGCCGATGCTCTCCCTCCCGGCCGAGCTCGCGGACGTCCTGCTGCGGGCCGCCGCAGGCGGGGGACACCGGCTGGTGCCTCCCGGCTCCGCGGAGCCGCCCGCACACCTGCGGCCGTTCCTGCTGGACGTTCCGGACGTCCCCCGTGAGCGGACCGGGAACGTCGACCTGTACCTGCCCGACGCCGAAGGCCCGCGGCCGGCCGTGGTGTTCGTGCATGGCGGGCCGGTGCCCGCCGAGGCCCGGCCGACCCCGCGGGACTGGCCGGGCCTGAGGGGGTACGCCCGGTACGCGGCAGGGCAGGGGGTGGTCGGCGTGACCCTCGACCACCGCCTGCACGACCTGACCGACCACAAGCGCGCCGCCGCGGACGTGGCCGCGGCGGTGGAACTGGTCCGGGCAGATCCGCGGGTGGACGCGGACCGGGTCGCCCTGTGGTTCCTCTCGGGCGGCGGCCTGATCGCGGCGGACTGGCTGCGCCGGCCTCCGGTGTGGCTCCGCTGCCTGGCGGCCAGCTACCCGATCCTGGCACCGCTGCCGAACTGGGGGCTGCTGGACAGCCGGTTCCACCCGGTGGACGCGGTGGCGGGCGCGGGCACCCTTCCCGTCGTGATCACGAGGGTGGGGCGTGAGTTGCCCGAGATCGCCGCCACCGTCGAGGAGTTCCTGGCCGCGTCTACGGAGTGCGGGGCGAACGTCGAGGTCGTCGACGTACCGAACGGCCACCACTCCTTCGATACCGTCGACCCGACGGAGGAGTCGCGCGAGGCCGTACGCCGCGCGATGCGTTCGGTACTGACCCATCTGGCGGCCTGA
- a CDS encoding DUF1996 domain-containing protein has protein sequence MSRSTRKRSKRGRRTVAASAALILGGGGLIVVNTYAAAGEGQGAWPGGDTGTRTQEAGFGAATVSCPELADTLTEVPEAARAEVDRELASLDSRITDAYRRFADRRQRIEKDPQVLEKEVLGPLRSERAAGIQRIASAVEKAGGTPPAGLEGLAACSVKADEADGGADAAGTVGEGASDAPVQEQDGDIDEQAEGSGGQAGNGPAASDFADITSVEPQAARPVFGADASRGTFVTECGVNANGKFNPDNVIVAPGVSNGAHHMHDYVGNQANDAFASDDDLAAGATTCRDQGDRSTYYWPVVRLQDGQEEKDARAGGGGADLNVGKILTPSQVTLTFVGSPAGRVTAMPRFLRIITGDAKAFVNGDKNANASWSCTGSEDRQLRDKYPICPAGSQVVRTFAFQSCWDGQNTDSANHRTHVAFADGNGACPEGFRAIPQLVQRIVYDVPPPDFDGERPVVFALDSFPEQLHKPVTDHGDFINVFDETLMAELVGCLNEGRKCGAGEGNDEGGAAPGAGAGTGDPGKDAPDQPGGEDGPERPDGEKESGPQKPPPADAPAAQPTADAPAVRPTADGAKAERPRPPRGKSTELPALPSGEGVEPSPARSAPAQDVTPEAAPGAEERAAAPEPRSGSSEPVTGVVGQSTGSVPQAEKGTPPGKGALASTGAQWWPSAAGAVLLIVGVLLFRARPRRQATRDR, from the coding sequence GTGAGCAGGTCCACACGAAAACGATCGAAGAGAGGCAGACGCACCGTCGCCGCCTCGGCTGCGCTCATCCTCGGCGGCGGCGGACTCATCGTTGTCAACACCTACGCCGCGGCCGGTGAGGGCCAAGGCGCCTGGCCCGGCGGGGACACAGGGACCCGGACCCAGGAGGCCGGTTTCGGGGCGGCCACAGTCAGCTGTCCCGAGCTTGCCGACACCCTTACCGAGGTGCCGGAGGCGGCGAGGGCGGAGGTCGACCGTGAACTCGCCTCGCTGGACTCCCGGATCACGGACGCCTACCGGCGGTTCGCCGACCGCAGGCAGCGGATCGAGAAGGATCCGCAGGTCCTTGAGAAGGAGGTCCTCGGCCCGCTGAGGAGTGAGCGCGCGGCGGGCATCCAGCGGATTGCCTCAGCTGTGGAGAAGGCCGGGGGGACGCCTCCTGCCGGGCTCGAAGGGCTGGCCGCGTGTTCCGTGAAAGCGGACGAGGCGGACGGGGGTGCCGACGCGGCCGGGACAGTCGGCGAGGGGGCCTCCGACGCTCCGGTCCAGGAGCAGGACGGGGACATCGACGAACAGGCCGAGGGCAGCGGCGGACAGGCCGGCAACGGCCCCGCAGCGTCCGACTTCGCCGACATCACCTCCGTCGAGCCGCAGGCGGCCCGGCCGGTCTTCGGCGCCGACGCCTCCCGGGGAACCTTCGTGACCGAGTGCGGTGTGAACGCGAACGGGAAGTTCAACCCCGACAACGTCATCGTCGCGCCCGGCGTGAGCAACGGCGCGCACCACATGCACGACTACGTCGGCAACCAGGCCAACGACGCGTTCGCAAGCGACGACGACCTGGCCGCCGGCGCGACGACCTGCCGCGACCAGGGTGACCGCTCCACGTACTACTGGCCCGTGGTGCGGCTGCAGGACGGGCAGGAGGAGAAGGACGCCAGGGCGGGTGGTGGTGGAGCCGACCTGAACGTCGGCAAGATCCTCACTCCGTCGCAGGTCACCCTGACGTTCGTCGGCAGCCCCGCCGGCCGGGTGACGGCCATGCCGCGCTTCCTGCGGATCATCACGGGGGACGCGAAGGCGTTCGTCAACGGCGACAAGAACGCGAACGCCTCATGGAGCTGCACCGGTTCGGAGGACCGGCAGCTGCGCGACAAGTACCCGATCTGTCCGGCCGGCAGCCAGGTCGTACGCACCTTCGCGTTCCAGAGCTGCTGGGACGGCCAGAACACGGACAGCGCGAACCACCGGACCCATGTGGCGTTCGCGGACGGCAACGGCGCCTGCCCGGAGGGGTTCCGGGCGATCCCGCAGCTGGTGCAGCGGATCGTCTACGACGTACCGCCTCCGGACTTCGACGGTGAGAGGCCCGTGGTCTTCGCGCTGGACTCGTTCCCCGAGCAGCTGCACAAGCCGGTGACGGATCACGGCGACTTCATCAACGTCTTCGACGAGACACTGATGGCAGAGCTGGTCGGCTGCCTCAACGAGGGCCGGAAGTGCGGCGCCGGCGAAGGCAACGACGAGGGCGGGGCCGCCCCGGGAGCCGGAGCCGGAACCGGCGATCCCGGCAAGGACGCACCCGACCAGCCGGGCGGTGAGGACGGTCCGGAGCGGCCGGACGGTGAGAAGGAGTCCGGCCCTCAGAAACCGCCGCCCGCCGACGCACCGGCCGCGCAGCCCACCGCCGACGCACCGGCCGTGCGGCCCACCGCCGACGGAGCGAAGGCCGAGCGGCCCCGGCCGCCGCGCGGAAAGAGCACCGAGTTGCCCGCGCTTCCGTCCGGCGAGGGCGTCGAACCATCCCCTGCGCGAAGTGCCCCCGCCCAGGACGTGACACCCGAGGCGGCCCCCGGCGCGGAAGAGAGGGCCGCTGCCCCCGAGCCGCGGAGCGGGTCGAGCGAACCGGTCACCGGTGTCGTGGGCCAGAGCACCGGCTCCGTGCCGCAGGCGGAAAAGGGAACACCGCCCGGCAAGGGTGCACTGGCTTCCACCGGCGCCCAGTGGTGGCCCTCCGCCGCCGGAGCGGTCCTGCTGATCGTCGGCGTCCTGCTCTTCCGGGCGCGGCCGCGACGGCAGGCCACGCGCGATCGATGA
- a CDS encoding ArsR/SmtB family transcription factor — protein sequence MLRIHFTDADLARVTVATRPDPLWEITGSLHRLQTRNGRWAYADWLRDFGPRIHEAGLSRALRTVLLPLFVRAAYFPDFLTPAAGAAGLTPGLKAVLDAPAKHVEGELDLLTRRVISTPPGLRRFAERDQREDLVRLLREYYDAVIAPHSDRILAGVTTDRLMRSRALLSGGVAGLLDSLTPRMRWRPPVLEVDYPAEDRHFHLDGRGLTLVPSYFCWNFPVALADPSLPPVLIYPLNHEPSATTSRHCEDNHPLAALIGSTRAVLLRIVANGASSSELARLAGISPATVTFHTRALRDAKLISSQRHSSVVLHVLTPLGAALLRGTVPSEEASVGPVVPPRL from the coding sequence TTGCTCCGGATCCACTTCACCGACGCCGACCTCGCCAGAGTCACGGTCGCGACCAGGCCCGATCCCCTGTGGGAGATCACGGGCAGTCTCCATCGTCTGCAGACCCGCAACGGACGCTGGGCCTACGCCGACTGGCTTCGGGACTTCGGGCCCCGCATCCACGAGGCCGGTCTGTCCCGGGCGTTACGCACCGTGCTGCTGCCGCTGTTCGTGCGGGCGGCGTACTTCCCGGACTTCCTCACTCCCGCAGCAGGGGCGGCCGGGCTGACACCAGGGCTGAAGGCCGTCCTGGACGCGCCCGCCAAGCACGTCGAGGGCGAGCTCGACCTGCTGACCCGGAGGGTGATCTCCACACCGCCCGGGCTGCGCCGGTTCGCGGAGCGCGACCAGCGGGAAGACCTGGTCCGGCTGCTGCGCGAGTATTACGACGCTGTGATAGCACCGCACAGCGACCGGATTCTTGCAGGTGTGACGACGGATCGGCTGATGCGCAGCCGTGCACTGCTGTCCGGGGGCGTCGCCGGGCTGCTGGACAGCCTGACCCCCAGGATGCGCTGGCGGCCGCCGGTCCTTGAGGTCGACTACCCGGCCGAGGACCGCCACTTCCACCTCGACGGCCGTGGCCTGACCCTCGTGCCCTCCTACTTCTGCTGGAACTTTCCGGTCGCCCTGGCAGATCCCTCGCTTCCTCCGGTGCTGATCTACCCGTTGAACCATGAGCCGAGCGCGACAACCAGCCGGCACTGCGAGGACAACCATCCTCTGGCGGCCTTGATCGGCAGCACCCGTGCCGTGCTCTTGCGGATCGTTGCGAACGGAGCCTCCAGCAGTGAACTCGCGCGCCTCGCCGGGATTTCCCCGGCGACCGTCACCTTTCACACCCGGGCGCTCCGGGACGCGAAGCTCATCAGCAGCCAACGGCACAGCAGTGTCGTTCTGCATGTCCTGACGCCGTTAGGGGCTGCCCTGCTCAGGGGGACGGTGCCGAGCGAGGAGGCGTCGGTGGGCCCCGTTGTCCCACCGAGGCTCTGA
- a CDS encoding S66 peptidase family protein: MTLQPLTRPARLRPGARVAIVAPSGSVPAERLETGLDLLRGWDLDPVVAPHVLDVHPELDYLAGTDEDRARDLQEAWCDPSVDAVLCARGGYGVPRMVDLLDWPAMRAAGPKAFVGYSDITVLHEAFALRAGFSTLHGPMIATEVFLKDAATQESLRSTLLEPESVRTLGLDAAAALVPGRARGITYGGCSSLLAADVGTPQARTSARGGLLMLEDITEEPYRLDGILTRLLRMGALDGISGVACGSWEGCGPYEQVRAVLHDRLGGLGIPVVEELGFGHCAAALTIPLGVPAVLEAPADGGRCTLTMEVPALV; the protein is encoded by the coding sequence GTGACCCTGCAGCCCCTCACCCGGCCGGCCCGGCTGCGCCCCGGCGCCCGGGTCGCGATCGTGGCCCCCAGCGGTTCCGTGCCGGCCGAGCGCCTCGAGACGGGCCTCGACCTGCTGCGCGGCTGGGACCTGGACCCCGTGGTCGCACCCCATGTCCTGGATGTGCACCCGGAGTTGGACTACCTCGCCGGTACGGACGAGGACCGTGCCCGGGACCTGCAGGAGGCGTGGTGCGACCCGTCCGTGGACGCGGTGCTGTGCGCCCGCGGCGGGTACGGCGTCCCCCGCATGGTCGATCTCCTCGACTGGCCGGCGATGCGGGCGGCCGGGCCCAAGGCGTTCGTCGGCTACAGCGACATCACCGTGCTGCACGAGGCGTTCGCCCTGCGGGCGGGATTCTCGACCCTGCACGGACCGATGATCGCCACCGAGGTCTTCCTCAAGGACGCCGCCACCCAGGAGTCGCTGCGCTCCACCCTGTTGGAGCCCGAGTCGGTGCGCACGCTCGGACTGGACGCGGCGGCCGCGCTGGTCCCCGGGCGTGCCCGGGGGATCACGTACGGCGGCTGTTCGAGCCTGCTCGCGGCCGACGTGGGGACCCCGCAGGCCCGGACCTCCGCCCGGGGCGGCCTGCTCATGCTCGAGGACATCACGGAGGAGCCGTACCGGCTCGACGGCATTCTCACCCGGCTGCTGCGCATGGGAGCCCTCGACGGCATATCCGGGGTGGCGTGCGGCTCCTGGGAGGGTTGCGGACCGTACGAGCAGGTCCGGGCCGTGCTCCACGACCGGCTGGGCGGACTCGGGATACCCGTCGTCGAGGAGTTGGGCTTCGGCCACTGCGCCGCGGCGCTGACGATTCCGCTCGGTGTGCCCGCGGTGCTCGAGGCGCCGGCCGACGGCGGTCGCTGCACGCTCACCATGGAGGTGCCGGCCCTGGTGTGA
- a CDS encoding peptidase inhibitor family I36 protein, with the protein MSKTISQVPLRRLRTLLIAVISVFAVMLAVPAADAADKDKSINSRPSAAAAAPASVGTLAVPAGCTAGNLCFWVNDNWNDGPGRLYGDNPDWGVYSHSTCQTGTWADCASSVYNNGNSCTATVYYLENYRAPKLTISRQSGYSSLSAVQLGYDDDGNWVPGNWNDNIRSNKWC; encoded by the coding sequence GTGTCCAAGACCATCTCGCAGGTGCCGCTTCGACGCCTGAGAACCTTGCTGATCGCTGTCATCTCGGTGTTCGCCGTGATGCTGGCCGTACCGGCCGCGGACGCCGCGGACAAGGACAAATCGATCAACAGTCGTCCGTCCGCCGCCGCGGCAGCCCCCGCCAGCGTAGGGACCCTGGCGGTCCCCGCCGGCTGCACCGCCGGCAACCTGTGCTTCTGGGTGAACGACAACTGGAACGACGGGCCCGGCCGGCTCTACGGCGACAACCCCGACTGGGGTGTGTACAGCCACTCGACGTGCCAGACGGGCACATGGGCGGACTGCGCCTCGTCCGTGTACAACAACGGCAACAGCTGTACAGCAACCGTGTACTACCTGGAGAACTACCGGGCCCCCAAACTGACCATCTCTCGACAGAGCGGCTACAGCTCCTTGTCCGCGGTTCAGTTGGGCTACGACGACGACGGGAACTGGGTCCCCGGGAACTGGAACGACAACATCCGTTCCAACAAATGGTGCTAG
- a CDS encoding helix-turn-helix domain-containing protein translates to MFTSHDGLCSIGELAERAGVTVKAVRFYSDRGLLPEASRSAGGHRRYGPEALGRLRLVRSLRALGLPVREVHRILDEEDEAGSVLEDAVAGQLRELGSQLKALRWREAGLQLVQECPPGERAGRLALIGALAAPPSTAPLARFWRSWLPARMPARATAAFLEAAVPEPPDDPEPAQALAFARLNAFVTRPCTGAEQPRPEAHRTAGAHGPAVLYAGLARAYELAGTQLRRGREPYAGEELDSFVGAYTSVYGARDTPAFRSRLARQLAADPRIDRYWELVTEVISIPGGPPEPTPGSAHDWLFAALDAQTTAAA, encoded by the coding sequence GTGTTCACGTCGCACGACGGCCTGTGCAGCATCGGCGAACTCGCCGAGCGCGCGGGCGTCACCGTCAAGGCCGTCCGCTTCTACTCCGACCGCGGCCTGCTGCCGGAAGCCTCCCGCAGCGCCGGCGGGCATCGCCGGTACGGCCCCGAAGCGCTCGGCCGGCTGCGCCTGGTCCGCTCCCTGCGTGCCCTCGGGCTGCCGGTGCGCGAAGTGCACCGCATCCTCGACGAGGAGGACGAGGCGGGCAGCGTCCTGGAGGACGCCGTCGCCGGACAGCTGCGCGAACTCGGCTCCCAGCTCAAGGCCCTGCGCTGGCGGGAGGCGGGTCTGCAGCTGGTGCAGGAGTGCCCGCCCGGGGAGCGGGCCGGCCGGCTGGCCCTGATCGGCGCCCTGGCCGCCCCGCCGAGCACGGCCCCGCTGGCCCGGTTCTGGCGGTCCTGGCTGCCGGCGAGGATGCCGGCCCGGGCGACGGCCGCGTTCCTGGAGGCAGCGGTCCCCGAGCCGCCCGACGACCCGGAACCGGCCCAGGCGCTCGCCTTCGCCCGGCTCAACGCGTTCGTGACCCGCCCGTGCACGGGCGCCGAACAGCCCCGGCCCGAGGCGCACAGGACGGCGGGGGCCCACGGACCGGCCGTGCTGTACGCCGGTCTGGCCCGGGCGTACGAGCTTGCGGGCACACAACTGCGCCGCGGCCGGGAACCGTACGCGGGCGAGGAGCTGGACAGTTTCGTGGGTGCGTACACGAGTGTGTACGGCGCCCGGGACACCCCTGCCTTCCGCAGCCGGCTGGCCCGGCAGCTCGCGGCCGACCCCCGGATCGACCGCTACTGGGAGCTGGTGACCGAGGTGATCAGCATCCCGGGCGGTCCGCCGGAGCCGACCCCCGGGTCCGCACACGACTGGCTGTTCGCGGCGCTGGACGCTCAGACGACCGCGGCGGCCTGA
- a CDS encoding cytochrome P450 family protein: MSDPTEDPHFHRDPYPALAAMRATRPVQAVPVGSSGRSSYLVTGYAEARQALGDSRLSKDTAAFFAGSGSQRRLHPAVAHSMLATDPPEHTRLRKLVTGAFTTGAVAGLRPFIAGLTDELLDRWPVGGQVDFVSELAVPLPVIVICELLGVPEGDRPAVQRWSAELFAAGRPERVDDASHAMADYMTGLIAAKRLRPGSSLLDRLIAAGDGDDRLSEEELVSLAVLLLVAGHETTTAFLGNAALALLQHPAESERLRRDPGSIPAALDELLRFDSPVSTSTFRFTTEPVTLGDTAVPAGVPVLIALGAANRDPARFPVPDRLDPDRDAAGHLAFGHGIHRCVGAPLAKAEAEIVLRAVLTRFPRLQLAVPTEQLSWRPTRLIRGLVSLPVSTG; the protein is encoded by the coding sequence ATGAGCGACCCGACCGAAGACCCCCACTTCCACCGCGACCCGTACCCCGCGCTCGCGGCCATGCGTGCCACGCGCCCGGTGCAGGCGGTGCCAGTCGGTTCGAGCGGGCGCAGCAGTTACCTGGTCACGGGGTACGCGGAAGCCCGGCAGGCCCTCGGCGACTCCCGCCTCTCGAAGGACACGGCGGCCTTCTTCGCGGGCAGCGGGTCGCAGCGCCGCCTGCACCCCGCGGTCGCACACAGCATGCTGGCCACCGATCCGCCCGAGCACACCCGGCTGCGGAAGCTGGTGACCGGTGCGTTCACGACCGGCGCCGTCGCCGGTCTGCGCCCCTTCATCGCCGGTCTGACCGATGAGCTCCTGGACCGGTGGCCGGTGGGCGGGCAGGTCGACTTCGTCAGCGAACTCGCCGTGCCCCTGCCGGTCATCGTGATCTGCGAGCTGCTGGGTGTGCCGGAGGGCGACCGGCCCGCGGTCCAGCGGTGGTCCGCCGAGCTGTTCGCCGCCGGCCGGCCGGAGCGTGTCGATGACGCTTCGCACGCCATGGCCGACTACATGACCGGCCTCATCGCGGCCAAGCGCCTCCGCCCTGGCAGTTCGCTCCTGGACCGCCTCATCGCGGCCGGCGACGGCGACGATCGCCTCAGCGAGGAGGAACTGGTCTCCCTGGCCGTGCTGCTGCTCGTCGCAGGACACGAGACGACCACAGCCTTCCTCGGCAACGCCGCCCTGGCCCTCCTCCAGCACCCCGCCGAGTCGGAACGGCTACGCCGGGACCCGGGGAGCATTCCGGCCGCACTGGATGAGCTCCTTCGCTTCGACTCCCCCGTCAGTACGTCCACGTTCCGTTTCACCACGGAACCCGTCACGCTCGGAGACACCGCTGTCCCCGCCGGCGTCCCGGTGCTGATCGCCCTCGGGGCCGCCAACCGCGACCCGGCGAGGTTTCCGGTACCGGACCGGCTCGACCCCGACCGGGATGCCGCCGGCCACCTCGCCTTCGGCCACGGAATCCACCGCTGCGTCGGAGCTCCCCTGGCGAAGGCCGAGGCGGAGATCGTCCTACGTGCTGTCCTGACGCGCTTCCCCCGTCTCCAACTGGCCGTGCCTACGGAGCAGTTGAGTTGGCGTCCGACACGCCTCATTCGCGGGCTGGTCTCGCTTCCGGTCTCGACCGGGTGA